The Chitinivorax sp. B DNA segment GCTCCTGCAGGCATCAATCCACCCACCCCCACCGCCAGAGCCAGCAACAAAGCCCCATGCCCCAACAGCAAACCTTGCACGCCATAGTGCGCCAACACTGGCGCGGCAAACAGGCTGGCTAAGGAATAGGCCACCCCAAAGAAGGTCCCCCACAGCCCCATGGCAATAGCACGATGCTGTGGCGCACTGAATACATGCATCAAAATTGGCGCCACAATCACCAACACCAAATGCGAGATCCCTTCAATCACCCGGCTCAGCATCAATATTGACAGCGGTGGCAGCATAGCCTGCCCCAGCGATAACAATCCACCAACTGCCAAAGCCAGTAATAGACTGTTGCGATAATCCCATTGCCGGACCATCACACCAGCCGTGGCACCAAAAATCAGGCCTACGATGCCAATCATCGACAGCAACCAGCCCGTTTGCGGCAGTGACAACTGGTATTGTGTGCCCAGGGCATCAAACCCAACCGAGACCTTGGCAAACTGCATGGCGCTGCCAATACCGCACCACCAAAGCAGCAGGATGATTCCCCACCGCGTTCTGGTCGGTGCC contains these protein-coding regions:
- a CDS encoding MFS transporter, which produces MTQAELAPTRTRWGIILLLWWCGIGSAMQFAKVSVGFDALGTQYQLSLPQTGWLLSMIGIVGLIFGATAGVMVRQWDYRNSLLLALAVGGLLSLGQAMLPPLSILMLSRVIEGISHLVLVIVAPILMHVFSAPQHRAIAMGLWGTFFGVAYSLASLFAAPVLAHYGVQGLLLGHGALLLALAVGVGGLMPAGA